One Glaciihabitans arcticus DNA window includes the following coding sequences:
- a CDS encoding inorganic phosphate transporter, whose amino-acid sequence MDIQLMVALVIALALVFDFTNGFHDTANAMATPIATGALKPKTAVLIAAVLNFVGAFLSTEVAKTISGGLIREGEGGIQITPELILAGLIGAIVWNLVTWLLGLPSSSSHALFGGLIGATIVGAGIGAIDGGVVVSKILIPALLAPLTAGLVAFVVTRIAFTITKKRERDGFKKGQIFTSSLVSLAHGTNDAQKTMGVITLTLIAANMQDAGTGPAWWVILVCALAIAAGTYSGGWRIIKTLGRGITDVEPAQGFAAEAATTATILASTHLGFALSTTQVASGSVIGTGIGRKGASVRWRTAGRIALGWLITIPAAGAVGALAAFIASFGLVGVIIDVALAVATILFIFLRSRRSRVDANHFHQPEPGAFVRPKPKKKANR is encoded by the coding sequence GTGGACATCCAGCTCATGGTCGCGCTAGTCATTGCACTGGCTCTCGTTTTCGACTTCACCAACGGCTTCCATGACACGGCGAACGCCATGGCCACTCCAATCGCCACGGGTGCCCTCAAACCGAAGACCGCCGTGCTCATCGCTGCGGTGCTCAACTTCGTCGGCGCCTTCCTCAGTACCGAGGTCGCCAAGACCATCTCCGGCGGGCTCATCCGCGAGGGCGAGGGCGGGATCCAGATCACGCCCGAGCTCATCCTCGCCGGTCTGATCGGTGCGATCGTCTGGAACCTCGTGACCTGGCTGCTCGGCCTGCCTTCCTCATCGAGCCACGCCCTGTTCGGCGGACTGATCGGTGCCACGATCGTCGGCGCCGGCATCGGGGCGATCGACGGGGGAGTCGTCGTCTCCAAGATCCTCATCCCGGCACTGCTCGCTCCTCTTACTGCGGGGCTCGTCGCCTTCGTCGTCACCCGCATCGCGTTCACCATCACCAAGAAGCGCGAGCGCGACGGGTTCAAGAAGGGGCAGATCTTCACCTCGTCGCTCGTCTCGCTCGCCCACGGCACGAATGACGCCCAGAAGACGATGGGTGTCATCACCCTGACCCTCATCGCGGCGAATATGCAGGATGCCGGCACCGGACCCGCGTGGTGGGTCATCCTGGTCTGCGCACTGGCGATCGCGGCGGGCACGTATTCCGGCGGCTGGCGCATCATCAAGACGTTGGGCCGCGGCATCACCGACGTCGAGCCCGCCCAGGGCTTCGCGGCCGAGGCGGCGACGACGGCCACGATCCTCGCCTCGACGCATCTCGGCTTCGCGCTCTCGACCACCCAGGTCGCCTCGGGTTCGGTCATCGGCACGGGTATCGGCCGCAAGGGGGCCTCGGTGCGCTGGCGGACCGCGGGGCGTATCGCGCTCGGCTGGCTCATCACAATTCCCGCAGCGGGAGCGGTGGGAGCGCTGGCTGCGTTCATCGCGAGCTTCGGACTCGTCGGCGTGATCATCGACGTCGCCCTCGCGGTCGCGACCATCCTGTTCATCTTCCTGCGCTCGCGCCGCAGCAGGGTCGACGCCAACCACTTCCACCAACCCGAGCCCGGAGCCTTCGTGCGACCGAAGCCGAAGAAGAAGGCGAACCGCTGA
- a CDS encoding DUF2510 domain-containing protein, with protein MSQDDLFGAPAGWYPDPLGLPQLRWWNNHAWTEQTSAARQPMVMQDTKFAWADDELPTRREERERERARDDREPVKTVAPTAETLRELEPPRAFTKIDEPDPIASIFDAAPAGAPFGAAAPAADVFETPASPEPAAATAQSLYTPDAEAEHVVKLTPSFGSLFDSSSAASPLLMAATENSLDNLFGTKTDRRAARARTPIVTAELLNMEATGAKARVSSGPAWMIAMVPLFQLVLSLLFLTAFGMGSNLAVFVGILVVPYFIVIGLAFADHRALSRAGHDRPAHWGWAALTAPVYLLMRARASIRETGHGIGPVLVWFGLGALHIASAVAIPGLIIALLPAMFSSQIEQSVADDAFLISRSAMTVDCPPSPPLLISESVTCKGTATASGQKYDIKVSLERKNGWVSWQVTDWGVWGMSN; from the coding sequence GTGTCTCAAGATGACCTTTTTGGCGCTCCCGCTGGCTGGTACCCGGATCCTCTGGGCCTCCCGCAGCTCCGCTGGTGGAACAACCACGCCTGGACCGAGCAGACTTCTGCCGCGCGCCAGCCGATGGTCATGCAGGACACCAAGTTCGCCTGGGCCGACGACGAGCTGCCCACGCGTCGCGAAGAGCGCGAACGTGAGCGAGCACGCGACGACCGCGAGCCCGTGAAGACTGTCGCACCGACCGCCGAGACTCTTCGTGAGCTCGAGCCGCCGCGTGCGTTCACCAAGATCGACGAGCCCGACCCGATCGCCTCGATCTTCGACGCAGCTCCCGCCGGCGCACCCTTCGGTGCCGCCGCGCCCGCCGCTGATGTGTTCGAGACGCCTGCTTCCCCCGAGCCGGCCGCCGCAACCGCACAGTCGCTGTACACGCCCGACGCCGAGGCAGAGCACGTCGTCAAGCTGACGCCGTCGTTCGGCTCGCTGTTCGACTCCAGCTCCGCAGCCTCACCGCTGCTCATGGCTGCGACCGAGAACTCGCTCGACAACCTGTTCGGAACGAAGACGGACCGCCGCGCGGCCCGCGCTCGCACCCCGATCGTCACGGCAGAGCTGCTCAACATGGAGGCCACCGGCGCCAAGGCCCGCGTCAGCAGCGGTCCCGCGTGGATGATCGCCATGGTGCCGTTGTTCCAGCTGGTACTGAGCCTGCTGTTCCTGACCGCCTTCGGTATGGGAAGCAACCTGGCCGTGTTCGTCGGCATCCTCGTCGTTCCGTACTTCATCGTCATCGGCCTCGCGTTCGCCGACCACCGCGCACTCTCGCGTGCGGGTCACGACCGTCCCGCACACTGGGGCTGGGCTGCTCTCACCGCTCCCGTCTACCTGCTGATGCGCGCTCGTGCGAGCATCCGCGAGACCGGTCACGGTATCGGCCCGGTTCTCGTCTGGTTCGGCCTCGGCGCACTGCACATCGCGTCGGCCGTGGCCATCCCGGGTCTCATCATCGCCCTTCTGCCGGCCATGTTCTCTAGCCAGATCGAGCAGTCGGTCGCCGATGACGCCTTCCTGATCAGCCGCTCGGCCATGACCGTCGACTGCCCGCCCTCGCCGCCGCTGCTCATCTCCGAGAGCGTCACCTGCAAGGGAACGGCAACCGCCTCCGGCCAGAAGTACGACATCAAGGTCAGCCTTGAGCGTAAGAACGGTTGGGTCTCCTGGCAGGTCACTGACTGGGGCGTCTGGGGCATGAGCAACTAG